From one Scophthalmus maximus strain ysfricsl-2021 chromosome 19, ASM2237912v1, whole genome shotgun sequence genomic stretch:
- the vsig8b gene encoding V-set and immunoglobulin domain-containing protein 8b, producing the protein MEPVFRSVRLKVAVLFVVTIQLRTDVTEAMEITSSGPQTIQKPLGVTVNLGCTYTPGPQDTGELDIEWSNLSPDMTLKDQLILSYTGSQTHYYGDTSLSKKLRFIGDPKQGDASISISDVRLSDTATYQCKVKKAPGVDTRKVTLVVMVPPSVPKCWVEGGEEKGGPVSLRCESSQGSTPLSYTWKREQGAAMPSTATQSHQPGELLISNHTENNAGSYVCEAKNAVGKAQCKYELHAYNPTNKAGVIVGAVIGALLLLLLLLLLIWLLICCCHKRRYEKEVANEIREDVPAPDSRPTSRNSSLRSVLGYRTHPGVLYSSVRSHLPNIRESGRSVIFTGGNNRMSPQTTAGEKPAPLQYDHEFGYPV; encoded by the exons ATGGAGCCTGTATTCAGAAGCGTGAGGCTAAAGGTAGCTGTGCTGTTCGTGGTAACGATTCAGCTAAGGACAG ATGTGACAGAGGCGATGGAAATAACATCGTCTGGGCCACAAACCATTCAAAAGCCCCTGGGGGTGACAGTCAACCTGGGATGCACCTACACCCCTGGCCCCCAAGACACAGGCGAGCTGGACATTGAGTGGTCCAACCTCAGCCCAGACATGACACTGAAAGACCAACTG ATCTTATCATATACAGGGAGCCAGACGCACTACTACGGTGACACCAGCCTCTCCAAAAAGCTCCGCTTCATAGGGGACCCCAAGCAGGGGGACGcttccatctccatctcagaTGTGAGGCTCTCAGACACGGCCACCTACCAGTGTAAAGTAAAGAAGGCACCGGGTGTTGACACGCGAAAAGTCACTCTGGTGGTGATGG TTCCCCCGTCAGTGCCAAAGTGTTGGGTTGAAGGTGGCGAGGAGAAAGGTGGCCCAGTCTCCCTCCGCTGTGAATCCTCTCAGGGATCCACTCCTCTCAGTTACACATGGAAGAGAGAACAGGGTGCTGCAATGCCATCAACTGCAACCCAAA GCCACCAGCCTGGGGAGCTTTTGATAAGTAACCATACAGAAAACAATGCTGGAAGTTATGTGTGTGAGGCGAAAAATGCCGTTGGCAAAGCACAGTGCAAATATGAACTGCATGCATACAACC CAACCAATAAGGCGGGTGTGATAGTTGGGGCAGTGATAGGTGCtctccttctgctgcttctcctgctgcttctcatcTGGCTCCTGATCTGCTGCTGCCATAAGCGTCGCTATGAGAAGGAGGTCGCGAATGAAATAAG GGAAGATGTCCCAGCCCCTGACAGCCGACCCACGAGCAGAAACTCCAGCCTCCGCTCAGTGTTGGGGTACCGCACGCACCCGGGAGTGCTGTACAGCTCGGTGAGGAGCCACCTGCCTAATATCAGAGAATCTGGCCGCAGTGTCATCTTCACAGGCGGGAATAACAGGATGTCACCGCAAACCACTGCAGGGGAAAAACCTGCTCCCCTCCAATACGACCATGAATTTGGATACCCTGTGTAG
- the lrrtm4l2 gene encoding leucine-rich repeat transmembrane neuronal protein 4, with the protein MCSLSISCRGLLLPPLTMGSVMLGWRLSCLLLQAAVLLLLSKGEKMCPASCRCEGKIVYCESGIFQDIPENITTGCQGLSLRYNNMLVLLPYQFAHLNQLIWLYLDHNSINAIDALAFHGVRRLKELILSSNKISNLFNKTFRATPNLRNLDLSYNQLQSLQPGHFYGLRKLQNLHLRSNGLKQILIRTFLECRSLEFLDLGYNRLRSLTRTTFLGLFKLKELHLEHNQFSRMNIFIFPRLTNLQALYLQWNRIRSINQGIPWTWHKLQKLDLSGNEIQILDPAIFQCMPKLQILNLESNKLSSVPEEAVAAWTSLTTISLAGNAWDCSPSICPLMAWLKTFRDSKDFSMICSSPKSVQGERVVDVVRNHSTCVDVSDVFTTTALIILTSAQVVNASTHPSLSGYTDQSRGESPAQRLIPSPVRPSGTPRKTIEATTTSSTSHIPPEPPTSFIPELHFEHMAFHKIIAGSVALFLSVSLILLVIYVSWRRYPSTMRQLQQHSVNHKRRKKACKQEQDLNSQLQEYYLSYHSNSETIDSLVTETRPCTCTISGSIECEV; encoded by the exons ATGTGCTCTTTATCCATTTCTTGTAGAGGATTACTCCTTCCCCCACTAACGATGG GTTCAGTGATGTTGGGCTGGAGGTTATCATGTCTTCTtctgcaggcagctgttttgctgctgctcagcaaGGGGGAGAAAATGTGCCCCGCTAGTTGTCGCTGTGAAGGAAAGATTGTGTATTGCGAGTCTGGCATCTTCCAAGACATCCCAGAAAACATCACCACAGGATGCCAAGGTCTGTCTCTGCGTTATAACAACATGCTGGTTCTGTTGCCATACCAGTTCGCACATCTCAACCAGCTTATTTGGCTTTACTTGGACCACAACTCCATCAATGCAATAGACGCTTTAGCCTTCCATGGTGTGCGCAGGCTCAAGGAACTGATCCTTAGCTCCAACAAAATAAGCAACCTGTTTAACAAAACATTCAGAGCCACACCAAATCTGCGAAACCTGGACTTATCCTACAATCAACTACAGTCTCTGCAACCAGGACATTTTTATGGTCTGCGTAAACTACAAAATCTCCACCTTCGATCTAATGGACTGAAACAGATTCTCATTCGAACGTTTCTGGAATGCCGCAGCCTGGAGTTTCTAGACTTGGGTTATAATCGCTTGCGCAGCCTCACCCGTACAACGTTCTTAGGCCTGTTCAAGTTGAAAGAGCTTCATTTAGAGCACAACCAATTTTCCAGGATGAATATCTTTATCTTTCCACGCCTGACCAACCTCCAAGCTCTCTATTTGCAATGGAACCGCATTAGATCCATCAATCAAGGCATCCCTTGGACCTGGCACAAACTACAGAAATTGGACCTGTCAGGGAATGAAATTCAAATCTTGGACCCAGCTATTTTCCAGTGTATGCCAAAATTACAAATACTCAATCTTGAATCAAACAAACTGAGTAGTGTGCCTGAGGAAGCTGTGGCAGCATGGACCTCTCTGACCACCATCAGCCTGGCCGGTAACGCCTGGGACTGCAGCCCCAGCATCTGCCCTCTCATGGCATGGCTCAAAACCTTCAGAGACTCCAAAGACTTTAGCATGATATGCAGCAGTCCCAAATCTGTGCAGGGAGAAAGAGTTGTGGATGTAGTAAGAAACCACTCGACATGTGTGGACGTGTCAGATGTGTTCACAACCACAGCTCTCATCATTCTGACTTCAGCCCAAGTTGTGAATGCCTCaactcacccctctctctctggttatACAGACCAGTCTCGTGGTGAGTCACCTGCACAGAGATTAATCCCTTCACCTGTCCGTCCCAGTGGGACACCCAGAAAGACAATCGAGGCCACAACCACAAGCTCCACATCACACATCCCCCCTGAGCCCCCAACATCGTTTATCCCAGAGCTACATTTTGAACATATGGCTTTCCACAAAATCATTGCAGGCAGCGTAGCCCTGTTCCTGTCAGTGTCATTGATCCTTCTGGTTATTTATGTCTCGTGGAGGCGCTACCCCAGCACCAtgaggcagctgcagcagcactcaGTCAACCATAAGCGCAGAAAAAAGGCCTGCAAGCAGGAGCAGGATCTTAACTCTCAGTTGCAAGAGTACTATCTGAGCTACCATTCAAACTCAGAGACTATAGACTCTTTGGTGACTGAGACAAGGCCTTGCACATGCACCATATCTGGATCCATAGAATGTGAGGTCTGA
- the LOC118314563 gene encoding leucine-rich repeat transmembrane neuronal protein 4 translates to MQQSALNMWRSRQRTHMGLPVLFRCLVFTVLVPTWLLAAPSGIRDRPCPQSCRCDGKIIYCESNAFRDIPNNVSVGTQGLSLRYNSLVNLRAHQFAGLSQLVWLYLDHNYINAVDGQTFHGIRRLKELILSSNKITKLENNTFHDAPNLRNLDLSYNKLQVLKPKQFFGLRKLLSLHLRSNSLKTVPMRVFLDCRNLEFLDIGYNRLRSLTRNAFAGLLKLIELHLEHNQFSKINFAHFPRLTNLRALYLQWNRIKLLTQGLPWIWTALQKLDLSGNELQVLDPSTFQCLPNLQTLNLDSNKLTNVSQQTAETWISLTTISLAGNLWYCNPNICPLVAWLKTFKGNKESTMICAGPKEAQGEKVTDVVETYNICTATSTTITSTASPLTYTFPAELLPLPTQSTVDKKLISNKTASPAPSEVSPTIPFPDTEYVFFHKIIAGSVALLLSVAIILLVIFVSWKRYPSSIKQLQQRSTVKKRQKKARETERSLNSPLQEYYVDYKPSHSETMDVLVNGTGPYTYTISGSRECEV, encoded by the exons ATGCAACAGAGCGCCTTAAACATGTGGAGGAGCCGACAGCGCACACATATGG GACTTCCAGTGCTTTTCAGATGCCTTGTATTTACAGTGTTGGTACCCACCTGGCTGCTTGCTGCTCCAAGTGGGATCCGTGATCGTCCTTGCCCCCAGAGCTGTAGATGTGATGGTAAAATAATATACTGCGAATCCAACGCCTTCCGTGACATTCCAAACAATGTGTCTGTAGGCACACAGGGTCTGTCCCTGCGTTACAACAGTCTAGTGAACCTCAGAGCCCACCAGTTCGCAGGGCTGAGTCAACTAGTCTGGCTCTACCTTGACCATAATTACATCAATGCTGTGGATGGCCAGACTTTCCATGGGATACGGCGGCTCAAAGAACTGATTCTGAGCTCAAATAAGATCACAAAACTTGAAAACAACACTTTCCATGACGCTCCTAATTTACGTAATCTTGACCTCTCCTACAACAAACTGCAGGTTCTCAAGCCTAAACAGTTCTTCGGTCTACGGAAACTGCTTAGTTTGCACTTGAGGTCCAATTCCTTAAAAACTGTCCCAATGCGAGTTTTCCTTGACTGTCGCAACCTGGAATTTCTTGATATTGGTTACAACAGGCTACGGAGCCTCACACGTAATGCCTTTGCAGGACTTCTTAAACTCATTGAGCTTCATTTGGAGCACAACCAGTTCTCAAAGATAAATTTTGCTCATTTCCCCCGCCTGACTAATCTGAGGGCACTTTATTTACAATGGAACCGTATCAAACTGCTAACCCAAGGCCTGCCATGGATATGGACTGCCTTGCAAAAGCTGGATCTTTCGGGAAATGAACTCCAAGTGCTGGACCCAAGTACATTTCAATGCCTCCCTAATCTCCAGACACTCAATCTGGACTCCAACAAACTCACTAATGTGTCTCAGCAGACGGCAGAGACTTGGATCTCCCTCACGACCATCAGTCTGGCTGGTAATTTGTGGTACTGTAACCCCAACATATGTCCCCTGGTGGCCTGGCTCAAGACCTTTAAGGGTAACAAGGAGTCCACTATGATTTGTGCTGGCCCTAAGGAGGCACAAGGAGAGAAAGTGACTGATGTGGTGGAGACCTATAACATCTGTACAGCAACATCAACTACTATCACCTCAACAGCATCTCCCCTCACTTATACATTTCCAGCAGAGCTGCTGCCTCTTCCCACGCAGTCTACGGTGGATAAGAAGCTGATCTCGAACAAGACAGCCTCCCCGGCTCCTTCAGAGGTCTCCCCCACCATCCCCTTTCCCGATACTGAGTATGTGTTCTTCCACAAGATCATAGCTGGTAGCGTAGCCCTCCTCTTATCTGTGGCTATTATTCTACTGGTAATCTTTGTCTCATGGAAGCGCTATCCCAGCAGCATCAAACAGCTTCAGCAGCGCTCAACGGTTAAAAAGCGTCAGAAAAAGGCACGGGAGACTGAGCGCTCCCTTAATTCACCACTGCAAGAGTACTATGTGGACTACAAGCCTTCACACTCAGAGACTATGGATGTGCTGGTTAATGGGACAGGACCTTACACATACACCATCTCAGGCTCCAGGGAATGCGAGGTATGA